The genomic region GATGGCCTCGGTGAACGAGTTGACGTACGCCTTGCTGGCGTAGTAGCCGGCCATGAACGGGCCGGGCTGGAAGCCGGCGACCGAGCCGACGTTGAGGATTTTCCCACGGTCGCGCGCGGTGAAGTCGTCGAGGAACAGTCGGGTGAGCGTGACCAGCGTGGTGACGTTGAGCCGGAGCTGGCTCTGCTCGCGGCCGAGGTCCGATTCCGAGAACGGGCCGTACGTTCCGATACCGACGTTGTTGACGAGGACGCCGACGTCGAGGTCGCGCTCGTGGACCTCGTCGTACAGCTCCTGCGGGGCGGCCTCGTCGTCGAGGTCTTTCGGGATACTCGCCGCGTCGATGCCGTGGCGGGATTCCAGTTCCTCGGCGACGGCGTCGAGGTCGTCCTCCCGGCGGGCGACGAGGACGAGGTCGTGGCCGTGGCGGGCGAACTGGCGGGCGAGTTCGCGGCCGATGCCCGAGGAGGCACCGGTGACGAGAGCGGTGTCGCGGTTCATACCGGGACGGGCGGGCCGATATCAGAAACCGGTTCGGGTTCCGGCTGGCGGTTCGACTCGACCGTGGGCTCGAGCAAATGGCGAACAGGCGGCGCTCGCAGTCGGCCCGACGGTGCGCCACGCACCAGCCTCGGCCGCCGGGCGACGGGGAGTCAGGTCACGCCGCGATTGGCCCCGGCTTCCGATAAAAAGGTTAGCGCGGCCCCTTCCGCTCAGCCGGTTCCTTGGCGAGCCAGTCCGCGAACTTCGCGAGGGCCCGCCCCCGGTGGCTGATGGCGTTCTTCTCCTCGGTACTCATCTCGGCCATCGTCTTCCCGTCGTGCTCGAAGATGGGGTCGTAGCCGAAGCCACCCTCGCCGCGCGGGGCGACGATGCGGCCCGGAACTGCGCCCTCGAAGGTGGTCGTCTCCTCGCCGTCGTAGTACGCGAGGACGGTCCGGAAGTACGCCCGGTCGTTCTCCTGGAGGTCGGTGAGTTCGTAGACGCGCTCGACGCCGACGGTGTCCTCGACGTACGAGGAGTACGGGCCCGGAAAGCCGTCGAACGCGTCGAGGAACAGGCCCGCGTCGTCGACCAGCACGGGCTCGTCGCTGTCGAGTTGCTCGTAGGCCTCGCGGGCCCCGTGGGCTGCGATGTCCGCGAGGTCGTCGCTCTGGACCTCCAGATAGTCGTAGTTCACCTGCTCGACCGCGTCGGTGCCGAGGTACTCACAGGCCTCACGCACCTTCCCCTCGTTGCTCGTCACGAAGCGAATCGTCATGTGCGAGTGCCGGCGGGCAGCAGGCAAAGAGGCGTCGGTTGCGTCCGGTGACGGGGCGGTCGCGTCGACCGGGTCAGCAGTCGAGGTCGCCCAGCAGCGCGGACTCCGCCTTCCGGAGGTGTTCGGCCGCGGTCCCGGTCGCACAGCCCAGTTCGTCCGCCACGTCCGCGACCGACCCCTCGCGGGGCACGTCGTAGTAGCCGACTCGCTGGGCGGCCCGGACCGCCTCGCGCTGGCGGTCGGTGATGGGAACACCCGCAGCCGTGGGGTCGGCGTCGTAGCTCCCGAGGCGGTCGATAGAGACGTCGATACCGTCGGGCGTCGCGTCCATCGCGGCCTGCAGGGCATCGGGTTCCCCGAGGATGCCGAAGGAGACGGTCCGGTCGGTGTTGTAGGACAGCGGTGGCACCGCCACGAGACTCAGCTTCGAGAACGCTTCGAGCATCTGCTGGCCGGTCTCGCCCGGCTCGTCGAGCACGTAGACGTAGAACCGGTCGCCGCCGAGTGGCGCGACCTCGTACGACCGAACGGAGTCGACCTGGGCGAGTCGCTCCTCGTAGGCCTCGCGGTCGCCGCGGACGTGGAAGAGCAGCGTGTTCGCCTCGTCGTTCGCGAAGCTCCAGTGGACGAGCCGGTAGTCACTGTACCCGCCGTGCTCGCAGACGAACGCGTGCATCGGATGGATCGTCTCGTCCGAGTGCGAGAGCGTGACAGAGAGGTACTTCATGCTGAAAACCGGTCGCGGCTGGGAGGTAAATCCCGACCACACGCATCGCTGTGTCGGCTGGCAACGAAGACGAAGGAATCGACCGCTACCGTCGGTCAGCCCCGGGTTCAGTCCTCGACGACGACTTCGACGGGCTCGTCTGCCGCCTCGGACTCGCCCTTCTGTTTGCCACGCTCCATCCAGAGCATCCCGCCGGCGACGGCGAGGACGACCCACGACCGCCAGTTCGCGAGGTTCAGCGTATATCCGATACCGAACGGCTTCTCCACGAGCATCCCCTTGCCCGGCTTCCAGTACGACGAAAGCATCCGACTCAGGCTGGGGCGTTCGAAGTTGTACGGAACTCCAAGGATCTCACCGGAACTCGGCTTGTCTGCCATACTGAATTTTACGTCCGTTGTAGGTAAAAACGTACCTCCTCTCATCCCGGCAACAGGACGTTCACGACGGCCACGAGAACGCCTGCGAGCGCCATCCGAATCCCGGTCACCGTCCAGTCGAGTTCGGCGATGGAACCCATGTACGCGCCGAAGGCGAAGAGGAGACCGACGCCGACAGCCACCGCAAGCAGCGTCGCCTGCAGCAGCGACACCAGCCACCCCTCGAACAGGAACGGGACCAGCGGAAGTAGCGTCCCGACCAGCGGCCCGATCCCACTGGCGATGGCGTTCACCGCCCGGCCGGCGCGGTCCTCGCGCTGGAGGTGCGTGTCGTCGAGGTCCCGGAGCATGGCACGTTCGAGCTGGCGGCGCTGGCTCAGCTTCTCGGCGCGTTCGATCTCCCAGACGCTCCACACGCCCGACGTACACAGGCCGACTGCGCCACCGACCCCGACGAGCACGACGGTCCGCCCGTCGGGCACGCCCGAGAGGTACGCGCCGGTCGCGACACCGATGCTGGTGAGCGTCCCGTCGAACCCGTTCGAGACGAAGTAGCGCCGGGAGATGGACCGCACCGAGGATCGCCTGAGCGCGGCCTGCAGGGCATCGATCCGGCTCATCTAATCCTGTGGTGTCTCGCTCTGTTCGACGAGTTGCTCCCCGCACACCACC from Haloarchaeobius sp. HME9146 harbors:
- a CDS encoding SDR family oxidoreductase, giving the protein MNRDTALVTGASSGIGRELARQFARHGHDLVLVARREDDLDAVAEELESRHGIDAASIPKDLDDEAAPQELYDEVHERDLDVGVLVNNVGIGTYGPFSESDLGREQSQLRLNVTTLVTLTRLFLDDFTARDRGKILNVGSVAGFQPGPFMAGYYASKAYVNSFTEAIAEELRDTGVNATVLCPGPVDTEFQERAGMQDSAVGSTYMQPVEDVAKAGYKGVMSGKTVVVPGLPMKLLTVIARVTPRPILRRVARRVNSDR
- a CDS encoding XTP/dITP diphosphatase, which produces MTIRFVTSNEGKVREACEYLGTDAVEQVNYDYLEVQSDDLADIAAHGAREAYEQLDSDEPVLVDDAGLFLDAFDGFPGPYSSYVEDTVGVERVYELTDLQENDRAYFRTVLAYYDGEETTTFEGAVPGRIVAPRGEGGFGYDPIFEHDGKTMAEMSTEEKNAISHRGRALAKFADWLAKEPAERKGPR
- a CDS encoding helix-turn-helix domain-containing protein is translated as MKYLSVTLSHSDETIHPMHAFVCEHGGYSDYRLVHWSFANDEANTLLFHVRGDREAYEERLAQVDSVRSYEVAPLGGDRFYVYVLDEPGETGQQMLEAFSKLSLVAVPPLSYNTDRTVSFGILGEPDALQAAMDATPDGIDVSIDRLGSYDADPTAAGVPITDRQREAVRAAQRVGYYDVPREGSVADVADELGCATGTAAEHLRKAESALLGDLDC
- a CDS encoding DUF5808 domain-containing protein, producing MADKPSSGEILGVPYNFERPSLSRMLSSYWKPGKGMLVEKPFGIGYTLNLANWRSWVVLAVAGGMLWMERGKQKGESEAADEPVEVVVED
- a CDS encoding VIT1/CCC1 transporter family protein, with amino-acid sequence MSRIDALQAALRRSSVRSISRRYFVSNGFDGTLTSIGVATGAYLSGVPDGRTVVLVGVGGAVGLCTSGVWSVWEIERAEKLSQRRQLERAMLRDLDDTHLQREDRAGRAVNAIASGIGPLVGTLLPLVPFLFEGWLVSLLQATLLAVAVGVGLLFAFGAYMGSIAELDWTVTGIRMALAGVLVAVVNVLLPG